In the genome of Labeo rohita strain BAU-BD-2019 chromosome 2, IGBB_LRoh.1.0, whole genome shotgun sequence, the window CAGGCGGCGACGCATTTCACGCAGATCTTTAGAACATCGGAATTCTGAACCCGCGCCAAACTGCACATGATGTTGACATCATTCTTATACGGAAACGCCTcacacacaatttaaaaaaaataacattttgtcatATCGTACGGCACAGAACTTCCTCGACACGATGTTTgcggtgtttaaaaaaaaaacgcaacaTGTTGATTTTCTAAAACAAAGGCAGTTGGTTTCCCGGATGTTGTTGAAAGCTAAGGCCTGACTCTTCTGCTACACACGTGTAAAACATCTCAGCGCTTTTAGGAAACTGAAGTGTGTGTAGATGAGCAGAAGTCATGTTCGGCTCATCGAGATCTGGAGGGGTGAGAGGGGGTCAGGATCAGTTCAACTGGGACGATGTGAAAGTGGATAAACACAGAGAGAACTATTTAGGTGAGTACTGAGCTAACAGCTCTAGCCGCGGCTAGCAACTCAGACTACATTAATATTGTTGATCTATATGTGAAAGAAACGCCAAACATGCGATTATATTATTTGCACAACTCATTTTGCGCGCACACAGTTTAATAAATTAGTAATTGCTAATTAGAGTTGAAGTAACTGGTTTGTGCTAACATTTTGTAGCTCACGCTGTGTAGcttaaatgtatttctgtaaaCATATTGCTAATCCATGATGTCAGCATGACTGTTTGTCCTCTGGGCTGACGTAGCATTAATGTctctttgctgaataaagtttttcacatttgtagTGTAAGTTACATGCAGACATTCCTACCTTTTTCCTTGGTGTGATCTCTCATTACATCGTCTGCTTATTTTATGTGTCGGATACAGCTGTGCCTTTGTAGGTGTAGACGTGTTGAACTTTCTACTTTAGGCACCAAGAGTGGCATGAGACGTGGTCTCAACCTTCAACTCGGTATTTTACAAACCCTACTATGGCAAAAGCTGCGCTTCTGAATATTAATAAGGTCGTGCGGGCGTTGCGTGGTAACTTGTCCCCAGCGTCCTGCGGGACTCACATAGAGCGCATGCGTAGCTCATTAATATTACTGGAGAGCAGGTTGGGTCTTGGCCTATTGGGCAAACGTGACCTAAGCtgtttaatattcataataaatcgTCGTCATAGTAGGAATCATAATTTGATGTTCTACAgctttttgcttgtttgtttgccaAGACATTCAACTGACCTTTCGTTTAATTTACATAGTTGCTTGCTGTATCAGTCAGAAGGTCAGCATGAGTTTTTGGTATATTGGTTCAGCACTTCCATGTTAGGTTATTATaggaaactaaaactgaaactaaaatgaaaaccattattttgttcctgaaaactgaaataaacataacaaaCTTTATTTCTGCTAGTTTCcaaggtatttttttttcatttttacttagtttattttaatgtaataaaataagtaaaactgaaatataaatgtaataaaatctatagacatatatgagaaaaaaacaacataaaacacaaatcaCTATAATCActaaaacattagtttaaaaattaaaatgaaaaatgttaaaataacaacagattaaaaatattaataaaaaaacaatagtttctataaaatagttttttttgtaaatgaataaaaacagtttttataaaataaaagctaaaacattttttctaccCTGTCACAAACATATTAAGctcttttaaatataatttttgaaatgtaagaccatattatgattttattttcatgacacttaAGCAACTTTTCACCAAAATTCTTATTACAATAATgccaataaatatatttataaataaatatatatttatatattaatacatttatgtaattttcaTTACAGGAATTCATagcttttttctttcattagaACTGACATAAATGCAGTACAACCAATATTACAACACTGTGAAAATACTAAGAAAAATAATTGAACATTTACAACAGTCTTTGatgatataatatttttcaacattatagTACTGagaataaaatgtatgtgttttacagtgatgaaaatgtgctcaattgtcattaaaatcatgtgacaatgcgaaaatgtttctttatccttaatctaaatgtaaatatgataaatatgatTTGAAGCAGATTGTGTTACCCAAGGTCCtgtgttgattttgtttttcttttgttttttttagggaATTCTCTCATGGCACCGGTCGGCCGGTGGCAGAAAGGGAAAGATTTGACATGGTATGCCAAAGATAAGAAGGGTGGCGCAGCTCTGTCTAAAGAGCAGGAGATGGCAGCCATACGGGAGGCAGAGCACGAGGCCATGTTAGCAGCACTGTAAGTGTGACTGATTCATAAGTTAAGTGCAGAAGAAAATCAGTAATCTCAATTGTCTTAtcttatgtatatttttctgttttagggGTCATAAAACGATCAAGAAGCAACCAACTGGTCTCACCAAAGAGGTTTGCATTTGTAAAACATCCAAACAAGGGCGTTAAATGATTTGTAGCATTTCTTGTTGCCGTTTCTGATGCATATTTGTCCTGCTGTCATTGTTGGCAGGATCTTGCAGATGTGTGCAGGAGGGAAGGAGAGGTGGATGAACGGGACGTGGACAGGGTCTCTGGGCTTGGAAGCTCCAGGTAAAGCAAGTGCTGTATGTTTAAAGGCTTTATGACAAGTTTGCTTGATCTAGACCTATTAAAGATGCAGTAAAGATGTTCCAAGTAACTTATTTATTAGGGTCATTTTATGGTGGAATGTATAATCtgggctctacagtgcgactgaaaactactgcgtgcaactatgaaaaaatatttaggagcaccgcGTGCgagtgacccgatcagcatattagtgtttttgcgctgaggggagcttcaaaggtttctatgtgtttttgcaacgttgagtaatgtatcagacatatctcacaaatctttTCATAAACGGGGACAGCAGATGAAATGCAGCTCTGTAGCTAATTCTGGGGCAGTTTTGTGACTATTGTCTATTGTCCCTgtcaaataatgaattaaaatgaaataaacagtgtagagagagtgtaaataagagattcattgtacAGTGTTGAGAGCTTCCTTGATTATagtggaactttgtgagatcgcgatgaactaagatgagtgacagcttttaatgatttttaagggagtttgtaaatgaggtATTGATTTattacaacagttaaataaacaagaagttaatattaagtgacttacattgtctgactataacactgttgcctgattttgctctattttgtcatcaaaaatagtctgaagcaagtcacaactgagctgctgctcatctccattcaaacacagggtttggtttatgaatgaatgtgcgtttttaaactagcgagtcaatgattcaatttcataaagagagtcacttgctttattccttgaatgaatcagctgttgaAACGAATCaagtgaatgaatgactcagtaattaaatcagtgacttgccgccacttactggcagttttagtttcatttttaaagtatcttttcagttatttaaatcatttaatatttctgtattcaaaatgttatatttaaagcattaatttcaacatgaatttatgaatttgactgcactcatgccacctctgagcctcattaaacgtatgaaaatacacctacaagccacttttgtgttgttctgtgccacctctgtagtacaaattaattttgttaatactgatttcatttgattggtaattattcttattctgttgttttagttagaaattttaaaaagcttaaaaaatataataaaaaaattgacataaaagatgacattgacacttttaataaagttagaaaatgccattacaaaggtaaaaactaaattcccttgtaaaaaagcagcaaaatatcacctcataatgggaatgctaattttttgatcagatttttttgattattgtttagaCGGTGcttctgaaattttgactgtgcttctaaattttttaagttaaacaagtaagcgtagagccctgataATACTGTAGAAGTTaaacttttaaagttttttttttttttttttgtcccaccagttgctattttttttttatctgaagcTTTGCACTGtgtgcattgcagcatgaacaATAAAACGTAGATCCAGATTATGAATGGGTTATGTACAGAAAGCAAGGTTTAATTGGCATTTGCATTGAAATGACAGgatttgctgttttttaaatcaaagaaaTTCAACACAGGCATTCTGGGAAATCTGGGAAAGGGTCTTCCAACCTTGTCCACAATTTAAtggtccatctatctatccatttgtAAGGCCTATAAACCTTCTAACTTAATGCCCTTTTAAACCTCctttaactttttaactttcatttaGCCTGtgaatgaaaagtgaaaaaaatgacTTGGTACACTTTTAAGGTAAAAACATACCACAATATTCCAGGTTTACACAAGGTTTGACAATATtgctaataaatatttgtatgagTGAGTCTGTTATTGACTTGATATTTAGAGGCCACAACcgaaataaatagaaatgcaaaaacttttgaagtGCATATTgatgtttgacaaaataaaatcacttcAAGCTGAGAAACAGCACAAATCTTAACTAGCTCCTCTAGTATTACatgtttatttagaaataaaatataagaaccCTAACATAGATACCTAATGAAATTCTGGTGTTTTTCATCATCAGAGCTGGACCGAGAGGAATGGTGCTCTCCAAACAAGAGAAAAAGAAGCAGTAAAAATGGGTTTGCCAGTTTTTACGGTAATTAGACATAAATAATGTGTGTTGATGTTAATTTGATTCTGAAATGCATCACAATTTTAATATCTCAAAGATTATTACAAGCACTGTAAATCACTGAtcttgattgatttatttattgtcagcATCACAAATCTGATAGACCGCAAGATGCCAGTAAGAAGTCTGAGGAGGCCGACAGAGCTGATAAAGAAGATAAAAggtataatatatatgtgtttgtgtgatatAAAAGCAAGAATATGTTTACAATCTTTTATGGGCCAAAAACACATTGGAAAGATTTCATTAGTACAAACATCGATACTACTGACAGAGACCCCGGGATCTAAGTTGAGTGCTGATATAATTTACAGATCTGACAAAAAGAAGAAGAGTAAAAAGGAgaagaaaagtaagaaagagaaaaagaagaaaaaagaaaaaacaaaacacagaagcAGAAGTGACTCTTCAGATTCAGACTCTGAAAGCTACAGTAAAAGGTAAACTGTCTATAGTTTTTTCCATCATGTCAATGAACTAAATTAAATACTGTTATTGCTTGTAGGTGGGAATTTGTTTTCCTTCTCTGATGTATAACACAATTTGTTCACAAGAGGGCGTTGTAACACAATTTTATTGGTTTTAGCTCATCACATCTTTCAGTTAGAATTTCCTTTTTGTCTGATAATTTTTTTGAACACAGTGGTACGTCTATGTTTGCTTCAAAGAAAATGACCACACTGTGGCTCTGTTCAAAAACTGAGCTGCCTTTCCAtcttctaaagcatttatttgtttgttcattcattcaccttaatatttacatttcaaagTTTGCAAATTTGCAAACAAGGCTAAAGTAAGCAGAGTGATTTGCAATGCAATAAGTTTGACGCAAGCATGTTTATAAAGTAGCAAAACAATACTCATGACCATAAAaacagtcattcattttaattaaattaaactttaattgatttttttggcAGGGGGTTGGGGGGGGATTATTAATTGTAACTCCTTAACTGGCAATTGCTTTTTGTAATATCAGTTACCCATTCAATTAGTTTTCATAAACAATATACTATTTGTAAGATGAAAAccttaaatatgaaaacagcaATGACATTGCATGGCCAAAATCTTCCAGGTTTGAAATATTTGTGTCTCCCACTAGTGGCTGATGTGTGCAATTCCACTGAGAGACATTCTGAATGTATATAAACGTTATAATTTGTTAGAATGGAAAAttgaaatgagaaaaaataattagggagaatcaataaattttaagtaatttactGCCTTTGTGTGAATAGTATGTAATCTGGTAATCTATAAAAAAAGTCATCTGAAAGTAATTTGattatgcacattttaaaacgtaatataatcgaattaatttttataatctgaTTACATGTTCCAGATAACATGAGTTACTATCCATCACCGGCGGTTATAGAGAACAGGTGGATTTGATATGCacagtgatttatttatatagctgtaTAATTGCTTTAAAAGATGAGATTAAGGTTTtcaatataacattttgtacatagaaatatgaaatgatttaACAAGGCAAGTAGGTGAcaagttacttttataatgagtttgaataattcattcaaacatttcattcaaaaaaggCTGATTCATTTAAGAATGAAGCAAGAGCACATCATTAAAAATGGGCCActaaatcattcactcaaccgatttgtttttttgcaatgcTGCTGCATTTCACGGTAATGGACTGCCAGGGAAGAACATACTGATTACAGTCCAGTTGTAGCTGCTTCTTATGGTGCCAGGTCTGTGTTAAAACTGCTCCTGCCACGTAAAgattatacttattttaaagCCGTTAAACTATTGATGCGAAGGTAGGCTCATGGAAAGCATATACAATTGATAACCTTAAAGCCACTTATCTATAGTAGTGATTTCCACACGTttagaatgtttt includes:
- the c2h1orf35 gene encoding LOW QUALITY PROTEIN: multiple myeloma tumor-associated protein 2 (The sequence of the model RefSeq protein was modified relative to this genomic sequence to represent the inferred CDS: deleted 2 bases in 1 codon); protein product: MFGSSRSGGVRGGQDQFNWDDVKVDKHRENYLGNSLMAPVGRWQKGKDLTWYAKDKKGGAALSKEQEMAAIREAEHEAMLAALGHKTIKKQPTGLTKEDLADVCRREGEVDERDVDRVSGLGSSRAGPRGMVLSKQEKEAVKMGLPVFTHHKSDRPQDASKKSEEADRADKEDKRSDKKKKSKKEKKSKKEKKKKKEKTKHRSRSDSSDSDSESYSKRRRKDPRDHHGPNPSRSSQSGAGARDSHSGGGPKADRRTLTPPHQHRRRRHDTDSSSDGHRAGRGSPSKSYRRRHDSSSDD